A genomic window from Punica granatum isolate Tunisia-2019 chromosome 2, ASM765513v2, whole genome shotgun sequence includes:
- the LOC116196511 gene encoding gallate 1-beta-glucosyltransferase-like, whose amino-acid sequence MGSESSLVHVFLVSFPGQGHVNPLLRLGKRLASKGLLVTFTTPESIGKQMRKASNISDQPAPVGDGFIRFEFFEDGWDEDEPRRQDLDQYLPQLEKVGKVLIPQMIQKNAEQGRPVSCLINNPFIPWVSDVAETLGLPSAMLWVQSCACFLAYYHYYHGLVPFPSENAMEIDVQLPSMPLLKHDEVPSFLYPTTPYPFLRRAILGQYKNLEKPFCILMDTFQELEHEIIEYTSKICPIKTVGPLFKNPKAPNTTVKGDFMKADDCIGWLDSKPASSVVYVSFGSVVYLKQDQWDEIAYGLLNSGVNFLWVMKPPHKDSGYTVLTLPEGFLEKAGDRGKVVQWSPQEQVLAHPATACFVTHCGWNSSMEALTSGMPVVAFPQWGDQVTDAKYLVDEFKVGVRMCRGEAEDKLITRDVVEQCLREATQGPKAAEMKKNALKWKAAAEASFVEGGSSDRNLQAFVDEVKRRSIEITASKPAVKAAPNGVVAAAESVVETKANGKVELAA is encoded by the exons ATGGGTTCGGAGTCGTCACTTGTCCATGTCTTCTTGGTCTCCTTCCCGGGTCAAGGGCACGTGAACCCACTGCTGAGGCTCGGGAAGAGGCTCGCCTCCAAGGGCTTGCTCGTGACCTTCACCACTCCCGAGAGCATCGGGAAGCAGATGAGGAAGGCCAGCAACATCAGCGACCAGCCTGCACCTGTGGGCGATGGTTTCATCAG GTTTGAGTTCTTTGAGGATGGGTGGGACGAGGACGAGCCGAGGAGGCAGGACCTGGACCAGTATCTTCCCCAGCTCGAGAAGGTCGGAAAAGTTCTGATCCCCCAGATGATCCAGAAGAACGCGGAGCAGGGTCGCCCTGTATCATGCCTCATCAACAACCCTTTCATTCCGTGGGTCTCTGATGTCGCCGAGACCCTTGGCCTCCCCTCGGCTATGCTGTGGGTCCAGTCGTGTGCTTGCTTCTTGGCGTACTACCACTACTACCACGGTTTGGTCCCTTTCCCTTCTGAAAACGCCATGGAGATCGACGTACAACTGCCAAGCATGCCATTGCTAAAGCATGACGAGGTCCCGAGCTTCTTGTACCCGACCACACCTTACCCTTTCCTAAGGAGGGCTATCTTGGGTCAGTACAAGAACTTGGAGAAGCCCTTCTGCATATTGATGGACACGTTCCAGGAACTTGAGCACGAGATCATCGAGTACACGTCCAAGATCTGCCCGATCAAGACCGTCGGCCCGCTATTCAAGAATCCTAAAGCCCCGAACACGACCGTCAAGGGAGACTTCATGAAGGCGGACGACTGCATTGGGTGGCTGGACTCGAAACCAGCGTCCTCCGTGGTGTACGTGTCGTTCGGGAGTGTTGTATACCTGAAGCAGGATCAGTGGGATGAGATCGCGTATGGGCTTCTGAACTCCGGGGTGAACTTCCTGTGGGTGATGAAGCCGCCACACAAGGATTCGGGTTACACAGTGCTCACCCTGCCGGAAGGGTTCCTAGAGAAGGCCGGGGACAGAGGGAAGGTGGTGCAGTGGAGCCCACAGGAGCAGGTCCTGGCGCACCCCGCCACCGCATGCTTCGTCACGCATTGTGGGTGGAACTCGTCTATGGAAGCCCTCACGTCGGGGATGCCGGTCGTGGCCTTCCCTCAGTGGGGTGACCAGGTCACCGACGCCAAGTACCTCGTGGATGAGTTCAAGGTCGGGGTCAGGATGTGCCGGGGCGAGGCCGAGGACAAGCTCATCACCCGGGACGTGGTGGAGCAGTGCCTCCGTGAGGCCACCCAGGGGCCCAAGGCAGCGGAGATGAAGAAAAATGCGCTGAAGTGGAAGGCGGCGGCCGAGGCGTCCTTCGTCGAGGGTGGCTCCTCCGACCGGAACCTCCAGGCATTCGTGGACGAAGTGAAGAGAAGGAGCATCGAGATCACGGCAAGCAAGCCCGCGGTGAAGGCAGCTCCCAACGGGGTGGTGGCAGCCGCAGAATCGGTGGTAGAGACAAAGGCCAACGGGAAGGTAGAGCTCGCCGCATGA